From the genome of Acidimicrobiales bacterium, one region includes:
- a CDS encoding dehydratase: MKLSDVPGAVGRDLGATDWVEVTPAQVDDYVAATGDSDGDVPPLLLLALTNLFMPQLFAVDDAAMGVNYGTGEVRFPAPAAVGTRVRARAELVACDDVRGGIQTTVRITVEAEGVDAPVCVVDALSRWLV, encoded by the coding sequence GTGAAGCTGTCCGACGTTCCCGGCGCGGTCGGGCGCGACCTGGGCGCCACCGACTGGGTGGAGGTGACGCCGGCGCAGGTCGACGACTACGTCGCGGCGACGGGTGACTCGGACGGCGACGTCCCGCCGCTGCTGCTCCTCGCCCTCACCAACCTCTTCATGCCGCAGCTGTTCGCGGTCGACGACGCCGCGATGGGCGTCAACTACGGAACCGGCGAGGTGCGGTTCCCCGCACCGGCAGCCGTCGGGACCCGGGTCCGGGCCCGGGCCGAGCTGGTCGCCTGCGACGATGTGCGCGGCGGCATCCAGACGACCGTCCGGATCACGGTCGAAGCTGAGGGCGTCGACGCACCGGTGTGCGTGGTCGACGCCCTCAGCCGCTGGCTCGTCTGA
- a CDS encoding SDR family oxidoreductase, with product MTKPPTEPAGRDLLAGKVAVVTAAAGTGIGHATARRFLQEGATVVISDAHQRRLAEAADELTELGGGTAPLAVPCDVTVEEQVQDLFAAAVEAHGQIDVVVNNAGLGGTTHLVDMTDEQWFKVLDVTLTGTFRCTRAALRLLGAQGSGVIVNNASVLGWRAQEGQAHYAAAKAGVMALTRCAAVEAAPLGVRVNAVAPSLAMHPFLAKVTSDGLLEELAEREAFGRPAEVWEIATVIAFLASDYSTYMTGEVVSVSSQHP from the coding sequence ATGACGAAGCCTCCGACAGAGCCGGCCGGGCGGGACCTCCTCGCGGGGAAGGTCGCCGTCGTGACGGCGGCGGCGGGGACCGGGATCGGCCACGCCACCGCGCGGCGGTTCCTCCAGGAGGGGGCGACCGTGGTGATCAGCGACGCCCACCAACGGCGGCTCGCCGAGGCGGCCGACGAGCTGACCGAGCTGGGCGGCGGGACGGCGCCGTTGGCGGTGCCGTGCGACGTGACCGTCGAGGAGCAGGTGCAGGACCTGTTCGCCGCCGCCGTCGAGGCCCACGGGCAGATCGACGTGGTGGTGAACAACGCCGGGCTCGGCGGCACCACCCACCTGGTCGACATGACCGACGAGCAGTGGTTCAAGGTGCTCGACGTGACGTTGACCGGCACGTTCCGCTGCACCCGGGCGGCGCTGCGGCTGCTCGGCGCCCAGGGGTCGGGCGTGATCGTCAACAACGCCTCGGTGCTGGGCTGGCGGGCGCAGGAGGGCCAGGCCCACTACGCCGCCGCCAAGGCCGGGGTGATGGCCCTCACCCGCTGCGCCGCGGTCGAGGCCGCGCCGTTGGGCGTCCGGGTGAACGCCGTGGCGCCCAGCCTGGCCATGCACCCGTTCCTGGCCAAGGTCACCAGCGACGGGCTGCTCGAAGAGCTGGCGGAGCGCGAGGCGTTCGGCCGGCCGGCCGAGGTGTGGGAGATCGCCACCGTGATCGCCTTCCTGGCCAGCGACTACTCGACGTACATGACCGGTGAGGTCGTGAGCGTCAGCTCCCAGCACCCGTGA
- a CDS encoding acyl-CoA dehydrogenase family protein, with the protein MDLRDSDEDRAFREEVRTFLEESLGGDFQVVRGRGGPGDEHVLFDERLAWERHLGRHGWTCVAWPKEHGGRGLSLRQQVVYFEEYARAGGPGRIGIVGEGLIGPTLIAFGSPEQQRRFLPGIVAGEELWCQGYSEPDAGSDLANIQTRAVRDGDDWAITGQKVWTSLAHWADWCFVLARTSPVEAGGRKHHGISYLLVPMRQDGIEIRPIVQLTGDSEFNEVFFDGARAAATDVVGAEGDGWRVAMGTLAFERGASTLGQQLNFRFELDAIVSLARRDDPVVRQRLAQAHVDLEIMRLNALRSTPRTDAINKLYWATVHRSLGELAVDVLGAAATVDPDERLQRLFLFSRADTIYGGSNQIQRNIIGERVLGLPKEPR; encoded by the coding sequence GTGGACCTACGGGACAGCGACGAGGACCGGGCCTTCCGCGAGGAGGTGCGGACGTTCCTCGAGGAGAGCCTGGGCGGCGACTTCCAGGTCGTCAGAGGGCGCGGCGGCCCCGGCGACGAGCACGTCCTGTTCGACGAGCGGCTCGCCTGGGAGCGCCACCTCGGCCGCCACGGCTGGACCTGCGTCGCCTGGCCCAAGGAGCACGGTGGCCGGGGTCTGTCGCTGCGCCAGCAGGTGGTCTACTTCGAGGAGTACGCCCGGGCCGGGGGGCCGGGGCGCATCGGCATCGTCGGCGAGGGGCTGATCGGCCCCACGCTGATCGCCTTCGGATCGCCCGAGCAGCAGCGCCGCTTCCTGCCGGGCATCGTCGCCGGCGAGGAGCTGTGGTGCCAGGGGTACTCCGAGCCGGACGCCGGCAGCGACCTGGCCAACATCCAGACCCGGGCCGTCCGCGACGGCGACGACTGGGCGATCACCGGCCAGAAGGTGTGGACGTCGCTGGCCCACTGGGCCGACTGGTGCTTCGTCCTGGCCCGCACCTCGCCGGTCGAGGCGGGCGGCCGCAAGCACCACGGCATCTCCTACCTGCTGGTGCCCATGCGGCAGGACGGCATCGAGATCCGGCCCATCGTGCAGCTGACCGGCGACAGCGAGTTCAACGAGGTCTTCTTCGACGGCGCCCGGGCCGCGGCCACCGACGTGGTGGGCGCGGAGGGCGACGGCTGGCGGGTGGCGATGGGCACGCTCGCCTTCGAGCGGGGCGCCTCGACATTGGGCCAGCAGCTCAACTTCCGCTTCGAGCTCGACGCCATCGTCTCGTTGGCGCGGCGGGACGACCCCGTGGTCCGGCAGCGGCTGGCGCAGGCGCACGTCGACTTGGAGATCATGCGGCTCAACGCCCTGCGATCGACCCCGCGGACGGATGCGATCAACAAGCTCTACTGGGCGACGGTGCACCGGTCGCTGGGCGAGCTGGCGGTCGACGTCCTGGGCGCGGCCGCCACGGTCGACCCCGACGAGCGGCTGCAGCGGCTGTTCCTCTTCAGCCGGGCCGACACGATCTACGGCGGGTCCAACCAGATCCAGCGCAACATCATCGGCGAGCGAGTCCTCGGACTACCCAAGGAGCCACGTTGA